From Mauremys mutica isolate MM-2020 ecotype Southern chromosome 15, ASM2049712v1, whole genome shotgun sequence, one genomic window encodes:
- the LOC123350557 gene encoding mucin-19-like, with amino-acid sequence MGPRALAVTDPCCCHDVPHDLSLLGPPIPTSIVRRTPHPFPECISDFAFAGWIPVIGELQKLLARGEYKPLCPAPLFESNFLQVTKQGELVDLHNRASLVTLGIAATSPALLLPDVMIIARPTERPQGEPLGPRGAHVQPGLELTRLIPLELVSIFLHDLGEQRLKLRLATGRVYYLQLCAPRGEERPLFARWLRLIYLLRAPPDSWASVPSWHAADLRGRSAKPPPSQRLRPIQEEEEPRALKPQLGEPPGSGSRTPSQGQLSGRQRPASPTRGQQPSTQSVGGRGSRCPASPSIAAPVRRSPSTTQLLDGLSESRAKVASPWTQQGPVSGEPSAERNRGQLSLDIPPGSRSPAGTPSQRGSSAGSRATTAPGSPERSRASVGVGRSAVGTASVGVGRSAVGTASVGVGRSAVTTASAAAGPSRPASTQPSGMGREMEPGERSREPSTERSRAPLGHASPSTGQGRSRSQSQRESSAASRATTAPGSPERSRASMGVGRSAVGTASVGVGRSAMGTASMGVGRSAVGTASVGVGRSALATVSAAAGPSRPPSARPSGMGREMEPGERSREPSTERSRAPLGHASPSTGQGRSRSRSQRESSAASRATTAPGSPERSRASVGVGRSAVGTASLGVGRSAVGTASVGVGRSAVTTASAAAGPSRPASTQPSGMGREMEPGERSREPSTERSRAPLGHASPSAEQGRSRSQSQHESSAALGPTGATVTPSSHERPSGSRALSSPQPASSPIAAAAPPERSQLSAGVGPSEVTTPALAVGPSGQRSRSSSRLDRAKRQGTRSRATVGESSKGKARSSSRSAGQKKPSKEKRLESKGKLKSALSSARHRSSLTFVTIYSALSNSLDKLTGGKLRQRRSQEDAKTQLSSKPSKRVTISGVVQLSGQGSQETSSVPPSAMESSGEQGPAGSRAAPQRESGPLPKAQSGGSRAATVPSSPERSRASVGVGRSAVGTASVGVGRSAVGRSAVGTASVGVGRSAVGTASAAAGPSKPASTQPSGIGREMEPGERSREPSTERSQAPLGHASPFTEQGRSRSQSPRGRPSQLGSSAVSRDSRAAGPSERSRASVAAGPSERSRASVAAGPSEMATVSVAVGPSELGPWSSARPSGRDQLSLPGRGSRERSKTGNQSGSRISSPSSIREAGTPGTVAALGMEGDDVSRETSKKSRASVVPSSPERSRPISPGAAEKSRASVAPGSAEKSRASVAPGSAEKSRASVAPGSVGRSRASVAPGSAERSRVSVAAGPSERSRASVAAGPSELATVSVAVGRSEPGSLSSARTPGTGAQRAPHAGKSPCSGAPLGTEAGDASPGSASLGRSGEQSRSQAREEGGARSQSPSRQAPHARAAVSVTLAPSKDQGPSSTRPLELDRQRELGWGSRKTRSRSKGQQEDKRDPSVGHPTSRGGSEQAAVRMKSQ; translated from the exons ATGGGCCCCCGGGCACTGGCAGTCACGGACCCCTGCTGCTGCCATGACGTGCCCCACGATCTCAGCCTCCTGGGACCCCCAATCCCGACAA GTATTGTGCGGAGGACTCCGCACCCCTTCCCCGAATGCATCAGCGACTTCGCCTTCGCCGGGTGGATCCCGGTCATCGGGGAGCTGCAGAAGCTGCTGGCACGGGGGGAGTACAAGCCCttgtgccctgcccccctctttGAGAGCAACTTCCTGCAG GTGACCAAGCAGGGCGAGCTGGTGGATCTGCACAACCGCGCCAGCCTGGTGACCCTGGGCATCGCCGCCaccagccccgccctgctcctgcccgacGTCATGATCATCGCCCGCCCCACGGAGAGGCCCCAGGGGGAGCCGTTGGGCCCCAGGGGGGCTCACGTCCAGCCGGGGCTGGAGCTGACCCG gcTGATCCCGCTGGAGCTGGTGAGCATCTTCCTGCATGACCTGGGGGAGCAGCGGCTGAAGCTGCGCCTGGCCACGGGGCGAGTCTACTACCTGCAGCTCTGCGCCCCCCGGGGGGAGGAGCGCCCACTCTTCGCACGCTGGCTGCGCCTCATCTACCTGCTGAGGGCCCCCCCGGACAGCTGGGCCAGCGTCCCCTCCTGGCACGCCGCCGACCTGCGTGGGCGCAGCGCCAAG CCGCCCCCCAGCCAGCGGCTGCGGCCcatccaggaggaggaggagcccagggccctgaaaCCCCAACTTGGGGAGCCCCCGGGCAGCGGGAGCCGGacccccagccaggggcagctgaGCGGGAGGCagcgcccagccagccccaccaggGGGCAGCAACCCTCCAC GCAGAGCGTAGGGGGACGGGGGTCCAGATGCCCCGCATCACCCAGCATAG CAGCCCCGGTGAGACGCTCCCCCAGCACCACTCAACTCCTTGATGGTCTTTCCGAGTCCCGGGCAAAGGTCGCCAGCCCCTGGACGCAG CAGGGCCCAGTGTCCGGGGAGCCGAGCGCAGAGAGGAACCGTGGCCAGCTGAGCCTGGACATCCCCCCTGGTTCCCGGAGCCCGGCAGGAACCCCGAGCCAGCGTGGATCTAGTGCTGGCTCCAGAGCCACCACGGCTCCTGGCTCCCCTGAGCGATCCAGAGCCTCCGTGGGCGTGGGGCGCTCGGCGGTGGGCACGGCCTCCGTGGGCGTGGGGCGCTCGGCGGTGGGCACGGCCTCCGTGGGCGTGGGGCGCTCAGCGGTAACCACAGCGTCGGCAGCAGCGGGTCCATCCAGGccagccagcacccagccctCGGGGATGGGCAGAGAGATGGAGCCGGGCGAGAGATCCAGGGAGCCCAGCACGGAGAGGAGCCGAGCCCCGCTGGGCCACGCCAGCCCCTCCACGGGGCAGGGCAGGTCCCGTTCCCAGAGCCAGCGTGAATCTAGTGCAGCATCCAGAGCCACCACGGCTCCCGGCTCCCCTGAGCGATCCAGAGCCTCCATGGGCGTGGGGCGCTCGGCGGTGGGCACGGCCTCCGTGGGCGTGGGGCGCTCGGCGATGGGTACGGCCTCCATGGGAGTGGGGCGCTCGGCGGTGGGCACAGCCTCCGTGGGCGTGGGGCGCTCGGCATTAGCCACGGTGTCGGCAGCGGCAGGTCCATCCAGGCCGCCCAGCGCCCGGCCCTCAGGGATGGGCAGAGAGATGGAGCCGGGCGAGAGATCCAGGGAGCCCAGCACGGAGAGGAGCCGAGCCCCGCTGGGCCACGCCAGCCCCTCCACGGGGCAGGGCAGGTCCCGTTCCCGGAGCCAGCGTGAATCTAGTGCAGCATCCAGAGCCACCACGGCTCCCGGCTCCCCTGAGCGATCCAGAGCCTCCGTGGGCGTGGGGCGCTCGGCGGTGGGCACGGCCTCCTTGGGTGTGGGGCGCTCGGCGGTGGGTACGGCCTCCGTGGGCGTGGGGCGCTCAGCGGTAACCACAGCGTCGGCAGCAGCGGGTCCATCCAGGCCGGCCAGCACCCAGCCCTCGGGGATGGGCAGAGAGATGGAGCCGGGCGAGAGATCCAGGGAGCCCAGCACGGAGAGGAGCCGAGCCCCGCTGGGCCACGCCAGCCCCTCCGCAGAGCAGGGCAGGTCCCGTTCCCAGAGCCAGCATGAATCTAGTGCGGCACTTGGACCAACCGGAGCCACCGTGACCCCCAGCTCCCACGAGCGGCCCAGTGGCTCCAGGGCTCTCAGCTCTCCGCAGCCAGCCAGCTCGCCCAtagctgctgctgcacctccggAGAGATCTCAACTCTCCGCGGGCGTGGGGCCTTCGGAGGTCACCACGCCGGCCCTGGCCGTGGGCCCCTCTGGGCAGAGAAGCCGGAGCAGCTCCCGGTTGGATCGAGCCAAGAGACAGGGCACGAGATCCAGGGCGACAGTTGGAGAAAGCAGCAAAGGCAAAGCCCGGTCCAGCTCCCGCAGCGCCGGCCAGAAGAAGCCGTCCAA GGAGAAGAGATTGGAGTCGAAGGGGAAGTTGAAATCAGCCCTGAGTTCAG CCAGGCACAGGAGCAGCCTCACGTTCGTGACCATCTACAGCGCCCTGTCGAACTCGCTGGACAAGCTGACGGGAGGGAAGCTGAGACAG aGAAGGAGCCAGGAAGATGCCAAGACGCAGTTGTCTTCGAAGCCCTCCAAGCGGGTCACCATCTCGGGCGTGGTGCAGCTGTCgggccagggcagccaggagACCAGCTCCGTGCCACCCTCAGCTATGGAGAGCAGCGGGGAGCAGGGCCCGGCTGGCTCCAGGGCGGCTCCACAGCGGGAGAGCGGCCCACTGCCGAAGGCGCAGTCTGGGGGATCCAGAGCCGCCACAGTTCCCAGCTCCCCCGAGCGATCCAGAGCCTCCGTGGGCGTGGGGCGCTCGGCGGTGGGCACGGCCTCGGTGGGCGTGGGGCGCTCGGCGGTGGGGCGCTCGGCGGTGGGCACGGCCTCCGTGGGCGTGGGGCGCTCGGCGGTGGGCACGGCGTCGGCAGCAGCGGGTCCATCCAAGCCGGCCAGCACCCAGCCCTCGGGGATAGGCAGAGAGATGGAGCCGGGCGAGAGATCCAGGGAGCCCAGCACGGAGAGGAGCCAAGCCCCGCTGGGCCACGCCAGCCCCTTCACGGAGCAGGGCAGGTCCCGTTCCCAGAGCCCCAGAGGGAGACCAAGCCAGCTGGGGTCTAGCGCCGTGTCCAGAGATTCTAGAGCAGCTGGGCCTTCAGAGCGATCCAGAGCCTCGGTGGCTGCCGGCCCTTCAGAGAGATCCAGAGCCTCAGTGGCTGCCGGCCCTTCAGAGATGGCCACGGTGTCGGTGGCCGTGGGTCCGTCCGAGCTGGGGCCATGGAGCAGCGCCCGGCCCTCGGGGAGGGACCAGCTGAGCCTGCCAGGCAGGGGATCTAGAGAGCGCAGCAAGACGGGGAACCAGAGTGGAAGCCGAATCAGTTCCCCGAGCTCCATCAGGGAGGCTGGGACCCCCGGCACTGTGGCAGCCCTGGGCATGGAAGGCGATGATGTATCTAGAGAGACATCCAAAAAGTCCAGAGCCTCTGTGGTTCCAAGCTCGCCAGAAAGATCGAGACCCATTTCTCCAGGTGCTGCTGAGAAATCCAGAGCGTCGGTGGCTCCAG GTTCTGCTGAGAAATCCAGAGCGTCGGTGGCTCCAGGTTCTGCTGAGAAATCCAGAGCGTCGGTGGCTCCAGGTTCTGTGGGGAGATCGAGAGCGTCGGTGGCACCAGGTTCTGCAGAGAGATCCAGAGTCTCGGTGGCCGCTGGCCCATCAGAGAGATCCAGAGCATCCGTGGCCGCCGGCCCTTCAGAGCTGGCTACGGTGTCGGTGGCCGTGGGACGGTCCGAGCCAGGGTCTCTCAGCAGCGCCAGGACCCCGGGGACAGGTGCTCAGAGGGCTCCCCACGCCGGGAAGAGTCCGTGCTCTGGGGCTCCTCTGGGGACGGAGGCTGGCGACGCATCCCCGGGCAGTGCCTCTCTGGGGAGATCCGGGGAGCAGAGCCGAAGCCAggccagggaggaaggaggggcccGTTCCCAGAGCCCCTCGAGGCAGGCGCCCCATGCGAGAGCTGCAGTCTCTGTGACCCTGGCTCCCTCCAAGGACCAAGGGCCCAGCAGCACCCGGCCCTTGGAGCTGGACAGACagcgggagctgggctggggatccAGAAAGACGAGGAGCCGGAGCAAAGGTCAGCAGGAAGACAAGCGGGACCCCTCTGTGGGGCACCCCACCAGCAG
- the LOC123350558 gene encoding transmembrane protein 238-like encodes MASGSRAGSQRTWPPPPCPAPARIPAPPPAPRIPAGSVPPAPRIPAGSVPPPPRTPRDLPPAMAAGGLGRCRLALGLALLLDGAGMGALLTGIFARLRVRGQDFGDLLIYSGAVLVFLSLLGWVLWYTGNLELAPDELGRDYGAKGGTLARLARKISRRWSRRQPGPLALGPVRGSQGPPPRETV; translated from the exons ATGGCCTCTGG cagccgGGCCGGTTCTCAGCGCACCTGGCCGCCGCCTCCCTGCCCAGCGCCAGCCcggatccctgcccccccccccgcgccccggaTCCCTGCTGGGTCTGTGCCCCCCGCGCCCCGGATCCCTGCTGGGtctgtgccccccccgccccggacccCTCGGGACCTGCCCCCCGCCATGGCcgcgggggggctgggccggtGCCGCCTGGCGCTGGGCCTGGCGCTGCTGCTGGACGGGGCGGGCATGGGGGCGCTGCTGACGGGCATCTTCGCCCGGCTGCGGGTGCGGGGCCAGGACTTCGGGGACCTGCTGATCTACTCGGGCGCGGTGCTGGTCttcctgagcctgctgggctgggTGCTCTGGTACACGGGCAACCTGGAGCTGGCGCCCGACGAGCTGGGGCGCGACTACGGGGCCAAGGGGGGCACCCTGGCCCGCCTCGCCCGCAAGATCTCCCGCCGCTGGTCCCGGCGCCAGCCCGGCCCGCTGGCCCTGGGCCCCGTccggggcagccaggggcccccGCCCCGGGAGACGGTCTAG
- the TMEM190 gene encoding transmembrane protein 190 isoform X2, whose amino-acid sequence MKTGSDPRPPLPLLCLLLVLSVGGAACAQHLSLRRPCGGNPESFYASQCLQRKCCHDNGTCYHRAIDAPRQRRNAGILGGVCVGAAGLFLCVCVACRLKGTRAAGKETGEPKSKSDAEVADYLTKLLEESDQEEEKGMEPREEEPKEGGE is encoded by the exons ATGAAGACGGGCTCGGACCCCcgcccgcccctgcccctgctctgcctcctgctggtgctgaGCGTCGGGGGGGCtg CCTGCGCTCAGCACCTCTCCCTGCGGCGGCCCTGCGGCGGGAACCCCGAGAGCTTCTACGCCAGCCAGTGTCTGCAGAGGAAATGCTGCCACGACAACGGCACCTGCTACCACCGCGCCATCGACG CACCGCGCCAGCGCCGGAACGCCGGGATcctggggggggtctgtgtgggggccGCCGGGCTGTTCCTCTGCGTCTGTGTCGCCTG CAGACTCAAGGGCACCcgggcagcagggaaggagacagGGGAGCCGAAGTCGAAGTCGGATGCAGAGGTGGCTGATTATCTGACGAAGCTGCTGGAGGAGAGCGAccaggaggaagagaaggggatggagCCCAGAGAGGAAGAGCCAAAAGAGGGGGGGGAGTAG
- the TMEM190 gene encoding transmembrane protein 190 isoform X1 has translation MKTGSDPRPPLPLLCLLLVLSVGGAGATGIGSFFRPLTCAQHLSLRRPCGGNPESFYASQCLQRKCCHDNGTCYHRAIDAPRQRRNAGILGGVCVGAAGLFLCVCVACRLKGTRAAGKETGEPKSKSDAEVADYLTKLLEESDQEEEKGMEPREEEPKEGGE, from the exons ATGAAGACGGGCTCGGACCCCcgcccgcccctgcccctgctctgcctcctgctggtgctgaGCGTCGGGGGGGCtg GTGCCACAGGGATAGGCAGCTTCTTCAGACCCCTGA CCTGCGCTCAGCACCTCTCCCTGCGGCGGCCCTGCGGCGGGAACCCCGAGAGCTTCTACGCCAGCCAGTGTCTGCAGAGGAAATGCTGCCACGACAACGGCACCTGCTACCACCGCGCCATCGACG CACCGCGCCAGCGCCGGAACGCCGGGATcctggggggggtctgtgtgggggccGCCGGGCTGTTCCTCTGCGTCTGTGTCGCCTG CAGACTCAAGGGCACCcgggcagcagggaaggagacagGGGAGCCGAAGTCGAAGTCGGATGCAGAGGTGGCTGATTATCTGACGAAGCTGCTGGAGGAGAGCGAccaggaggaagagaaggggatggagCCCAGAGAGGAAGAGCCAAAAGAGGGGGGGGAGTAG